In a single window of the Leptospira sanjuanensis genome:
- a CDS encoding FG-GAP repeat protein codes for MKPDSEPTFLNRGFRSFLLYLFVFSILFNCEYRPKDDQNLLLLLGTGTSSSNSSQGGIDDPTSNPPASTPIGGWTNDAYIKPPNVGLGGLYFGYNLAISGDTMVVGAYRESSNQTTITNGPTASMDTSFMDSGAAYVFRNVSGNWIQEAYLKASNANTNDRFGISVAISGNTIVVGATLDGSSGSAYVFQRTGTTWVQEAMLKASNFDMGDQFGSDVAIDGDVIVVGAQWEDSNQSTITNGTTASVNNGRNDSGAAYVFRRNTGVWTQEAYLKASNSDSGDYFGSSVSISGDTIAIGAYQESSQSVSINGGIASGDNSKFASGAVYVYRRSAGIWAEEAFLKASNLDTSDRFGFSVAIVGNTIVVGSPLEDSNENTVVNGSTASSDNSNGSAGAAYVFARNGTVWTQQAYVKTPNVQGGDQFGTSVAIDGDRILIGAINEGSNQTTVTNGILNDWNDQAPQSGAAYLFQKVSGVWEMEAYFKAPNPDVADLFGISVAISGNRIAIGASQECSNQTTISSGSTASADNSAYRSGAAYAFRK; via the coding sequence TTGAAGCCGGATTCAGAACCAACATTCTTAAACAGAGGATTCCGTTCGTTTCTTCTTTATCTGTTCGTTTTTTCGATTCTTTTCAATTGCGAATATCGCCCGAAAGATGACCAGAATCTGCTTCTTCTTTTGGGAACCGGAACTTCCTCCTCCAATTCTTCCCAAGGCGGAATCGACGATCCGACTTCCAATCCTCCCGCTTCTACGCCGATCGGCGGATGGACGAACGACGCCTATATCAAGCCGCCTAACGTCGGATTAGGCGGTTTATATTTCGGCTACAACCTGGCGATTTCGGGGGATACGATGGTGGTCGGCGCTTACCGGGAAAGCAGCAATCAAACTACGATCACGAACGGTCCGACCGCAAGTATGGATACGAGTTTCATGGACTCCGGCGCGGCGTATGTGTTTCGGAATGTTTCTGGAAATTGGATTCAAGAAGCGTATCTCAAAGCCTCCAACGCGAATACGAACGATCGGTTCGGAATCAGCGTCGCGATTTCGGGAAATACGATCGTCGTCGGTGCGACGTTAGACGGAAGCTCCGGTTCCGCGTATGTTTTTCAAAGAACCGGAACGACTTGGGTTCAGGAAGCGATGTTAAAAGCTTCCAACTTCGACATGGGGGATCAATTCGGTTCCGACGTTGCGATCGACGGGGATGTGATCGTAGTGGGAGCGCAATGGGAAGACAGCAATCAATCGACGATCACGAACGGAACTACTGCGAGTGTGAATAACGGTAGAAACGATTCGGGTGCGGCGTACGTATTTCGTAGAAATACGGGTGTTTGGACGCAGGAAGCGTATTTGAAAGCGTCGAATTCGGATAGCGGCGATTATTTCGGATCCAGCGTTTCCATTTCCGGCGATACGATCGCGATCGGCGCTTATCAAGAATCCAGTCAATCCGTATCGATCAACGGGGGAATCGCAAGCGGGGATAATTCTAAGTTCGCTTCGGGCGCTGTGTACGTCTATCGAAGGTCGGCGGGGATTTGGGCGGAAGAAGCGTTTCTGAAAGCTTCCAACTTGGATACGAGCGATCGATTCGGTTTCAGTGTCGCGATTGTCGGTAATACGATCGTAGTCGGTTCGCCTTTGGAAGACAGCAACGAAAACACGGTCGTGAACGGTTCGACCGCGAGCTCCGATAATTCGAACGGAAGCGCAGGAGCGGCTTACGTGTTTGCAAGAAACGGAACCGTTTGGACGCAGCAAGCGTATGTAAAAACCCCGAACGTCCAAGGCGGGGATCAGTTCGGAACGAGCGTTGCGATCGACGGAGATCGAATCTTAATCGGGGCGATCAACGAAGGGTCCAATCAAACCACGGTTACGAATGGAATCTTAAACGATTGGAATGACCAAGCGCCGCAATCGGGTGCGGCTTATCTGTTTCAAAAAGTTTCGGGTGTTTGGGAAATGGAAGCGTATTTCAAAGCTCCGAATCCGGACGTAGCGGATTTATTCGGGATCAGCGTTGCCATTTCAGGCAACCGAATCGCGATAGGCGCTTCTCAAGAATGCAGCAATCAAACAACGATCAGTTCCGGATCGACCGCAAGCGCGGACAATTCGGCGTATCGGTCGGGAGCGGCGTATGCGTTTCGAAAATAG
- a CDS encoding FG-GAP-like repeat-containing protein: MKRIFEILVSAFLASAAPNCATEGVYNPEISFSTAWWETQILKCVLSGACTDRTPPTLSVGNLSSSHNSILESGFIVGTANDDLLLSRIEVSLDGGPFLPAVGTNAWQYQIPSPWRSGSSHSVQVRSFDFAGNSSPTLNFSFKKGNNKDVNGDGFPDLAATASLFSTTKNGEIYLFYDLGSGTAALNSTSMANVTIAGDTTSSFGYALQLGDLNGDGYADLAAGGSFEYGSGTGQLYIFYSTGRNGIVASSFANANLTINAGPSTLLGYSLSLGDVNGDGFTDIATSGYLGAGRALIYYGGAAGVSSTPATTITGPGSNFGSAVRLGDLNGDGFADMIVNGNTYSASAGRLWIFHSSGSAGITAVDTSAPTWTLTGVSASDSFGISMITGDINADGYEDLIAASPGHSGNLGRVYVFHGGTTGISAASPATANQTLTGAIAGERLGADVALGDVNGDGFLDLATGAILFNTNTGRLHLFHFSGGTISAAASAVITGEAINDQFGTSAFLDCNGDGYSDLVAGAQGNTNSAGRAYLFRSPGSGGLTVSLATSANIAISGYNLPGPTGSMFGPTFGH, from the coding sequence TTGAAAAGAATCTTCGAAATTCTCGTATCCGCGTTCCTCGCTTCGGCCGCTCCGAATTGTGCCACCGAAGGAGTTTACAATCCGGAAATCTCCTTTTCGACGGCGTGGTGGGAAACTCAAATTCTCAAGTGTGTTCTTTCGGGGGCTTGTACGGATCGGACCCCGCCCACGCTCTCAGTCGGCAATCTTTCCTCTTCGCATAACTCGATCTTAGAATCCGGTTTTATCGTCGGAACGGCAAACGACGATCTTCTTCTTTCGCGAATCGAAGTGAGCTTGGACGGCGGTCCGTTCCTTCCCGCAGTCGGAACGAATGCGTGGCAGTATCAAATCCCTTCCCCATGGAGATCCGGAAGTTCCCATTCGGTTCAAGTGCGAAGCTTCGATTTTGCGGGGAATTCTTCTCCAACTCTAAACTTCTCGTTTAAAAAAGGAAACAACAAGGACGTCAACGGAGACGGTTTCCCCGATCTCGCCGCGACCGCGTCCTTATTCTCCACGACCAAAAACGGAGAAATCTATCTCTTCTACGATCTCGGCTCGGGAACGGCCGCACTCAACAGCACTTCGATGGCAAACGTAACGATTGCGGGAGACACGACGAGTTCTTTCGGTTATGCGCTTCAGTTAGGCGATTTAAACGGAGACGGCTATGCGGATCTGGCGGCGGGAGGTTCTTTCGAATATGGAAGCGGAACCGGTCAATTGTATATTTTCTATAGCACGGGTAGGAACGGAATCGTTGCAAGCAGTTTTGCAAACGCGAACCTTACGATCAACGCCGGCCCTTCTACCTTGCTCGGTTATTCTCTTTCGCTCGGAGACGTGAACGGAGACGGATTTACGGATATCGCAACGAGCGGATATCTTGGAGCGGGACGGGCGCTGATTTATTACGGAGGCGCAGCTGGAGTTTCGAGCACGCCCGCAACGACGATCACAGGCCCGGGCTCGAACTTCGGATCGGCGGTTCGTTTGGGAGATTTGAACGGAGACGGGTTCGCTGACATGATCGTTAACGGAAATACTTACAGCGCTTCCGCCGGTCGGCTCTGGATCTTCCATAGCTCCGGTTCTGCGGGAATCACCGCCGTCGATACCTCCGCACCGACTTGGACTTTGACGGGAGTTTCCGCAAGCGACTCCTTCGGAATTTCCATGATAACCGGAGACATCAATGCGGATGGATACGAAGATTTAATCGCCGCCTCCCCCGGCCATTCGGGCAATCTCGGAAGAGTCTACGTCTTTCACGGAGGAACGACCGGAATTTCAGCGGCTTCTCCCGCTACCGCAAATCAAACGTTAACCGGCGCAATCGCCGGAGAACGTTTGGGCGCAGATGTCGCGTTAGGCGACGTCAACGGAGACGGCTTTCTCGATCTTGCGACCGGAGCGATCCTATTCAATACGAACACGGGAAGACTCCATCTGTTTCATTTTTCGGGCGGGACCATTTCCGCTGCGGCCTCCGCAGTGATCACGGGAGAAGCGATCAACGATCAATTCGGAACTTCCGCATTCCTGGATTGCAACGGAGACGGTTATTCGGATCTCGTAGCCGGGGCGCAAGGAAATACGAACTCGGCCGGAAGAGCCTATCTGTTTCGAAGTCCGGGTTCCGGCGGCTTGACCGTTTCCTTGGCGACGAGCGCAAACATCGCGATTTCAGGCTACAATCTTCCCGGCCCTACCGGTTCTATGTTCGGTCCGACATTCGGACATTAA
- a CDS encoding FG-GAP repeat protein has product MRFENRIFSAIAGILFFLQCLGGGEAKPFYGNLALLLDAPLSDLKYPIPMLQYTKFVPIPTIRPSVTGVPSRYSISPSLPTGIGLDVTTGALSGIPTESLPATEYTITASNAKNSVQTTIRLQASVGIWQNGAYIKASNADIADYFGNTVAIDGDTIAVGAYQESSAQTTITNGTTASSDNGADSSGAVYVYRRNGAVWAQEAYIKAPNAEAYDYFGYSLAISGDTLVVGAYLESSSDTTITNGTTASADNSAGGSGAVYVFRRSGANWVQEAYLKAPNAEAGDSFGYSVAIFGDTIAVGAFAESSGDTTITNGTTASADNSAASSGAVYVYRRSGTAWAQEAYLKASNADAGDLFGYSVAIHGDTIAVGANGESSNQITITNGTTASADNSKSESGAVYVYKRTGAVWTQEAYLKANNASAGNWLGYSVAISGDTIVSGATGESEGAAYVFVRVGTTWTQQRILKPVNPGSVNEFGNSLAISGDTIVVGSYWEGSNANQITNGITASTNNSLQSAGAAYVYQRTGTTWAQESYLKAKNVQTGDWFGMGIGISGDTILAGAPQEDSGQTTITQGTIQTWNEMKPNSGAVYIFNR; this is encoded by the coding sequence ATGCGTTTCGAAAATAGAATCTTCTCCGCGATTGCAGGCATATTGTTTTTTCTCCAGTGCTTAGGAGGCGGAGAAGCAAAACCGTTCTACGGAAACTTGGCTCTTTTGTTGGACGCACCTCTTTCCGATCTGAAATATCCGATTCCTATGCTGCAATATACGAAATTCGTTCCGATTCCTACGATTCGTCCTTCGGTAACGGGGGTTCCAAGTCGGTATTCGATTTCTCCGTCACTTCCGACGGGAATTGGTTTGGACGTTACCACGGGCGCTCTCTCCGGAATTCCCACCGAGTCGCTTCCAGCGACGGAATACACGATCACCGCAAGCAATGCGAAGAATTCCGTCCAAACTACGATTCGATTACAAGCCTCGGTCGGCATCTGGCAAAACGGGGCCTATATCAAGGCGTCTAACGCGGATATTGCGGACTATTTCGGAAACACCGTAGCGATCGACGGCGATACGATTGCGGTAGGAGCGTATCAAGAAAGCAGCGCACAGACTACGATTACGAACGGAACAACCGCCAGTTCGGATAACGGCGCGGATAGTTCGGGTGCCGTTTATGTGTATCGGAGAAACGGAGCGGTTTGGGCACAAGAAGCGTATATTAAAGCGCCGAATGCGGAAGCGTACGATTATTTCGGTTATAGTCTTGCGATTTCGGGAGACACTCTTGTGGTCGGAGCGTATTTGGAAAGCAGCAGCGATACTACGATCACGAATGGAACCACAGCGAGCGCGGATAACAGCGCCGGAGGTTCGGGAGCGGTCTATGTGTTTCGAAGAAGCGGAGCGAACTGGGTGCAGGAGGCTTATCTCAAAGCGCCGAACGCGGAAGCGGGAGATTCCTTCGGATACAGCGTCGCGATTTTCGGAGATACGATCGCGGTCGGCGCTTTTGCGGAAAGCAGCGGCGATACTACGATCACGAACGGAACTACAGCGAGTGCGGACAACAGCGCAGCAAGTTCGGGAGCGGTCTATGTGTATCGTAGAAGCGGAACCGCCTGGGCCCAGGAGGCGTATCTAAAGGCGTCTAACGCGGATGCGGGGGATCTGTTCGGGTACAGCGTTGCGATCCACGGAGATACCATCGCGGTCGGCGCGAACGGAGAAAGCAGCAATCAAATCACGATCACGAACGGAACGACGGCAAGCGCGGACAACAGTAAAAGCGAATCGGGCGCGGTTTATGTTTACAAACGGACGGGAGCCGTTTGGACGCAGGAAGCGTATCTAAAGGCGAATAACGCGTCCGCGGGGAATTGGCTCGGATACAGCGTCGCGATTTCAGGGGATACGATCGTATCGGGCGCAACGGGAGAATCGGAAGGGGCCGCGTACGTATTCGTTCGCGTCGGGACGACTTGGACGCAGCAAAGAATTCTCAAGCCGGTCAATCCGGGTTCCGTCAACGAGTTCGGAAATAGTCTGGCGATTTCGGGAGATACGATCGTGGTCGGTTCGTATTGGGAGGGAAGTAACGCGAATCAGATTACGAACGGAATCACCGCCAGTACGAACAACTCCCTTCAAAGCGCCGGAGCCGCGTATGTCTATCAAAGAACCGGAACGACCTGGGCACAGGAATCCTATCTCAAAGCAAAAAATGTGCAGACCGGTGATTGGTTTGGAATGGGAATCGGAATTTCAGGAGACACAATTCTTGCAGGGGCTCCGCAGGAAGACTCGGGACAAACTACCATTACGCAAGGTACGATTCAGACTTGGAATGAA